One stretch of Callospermophilus lateralis isolate mCalLat2 chromosome 11, mCalLat2.hap1, whole genome shotgun sequence DNA includes these proteins:
- the LOC143410025 gene encoding exonuclease V-like, whose protein sequence is MDLLLGQPGKGNLEARIRKEAKLCSHYTAKGELDLAELKTCKRPILPLEAQKKKDCFQVRLYKFIFDAMVQGKVTPEILIHHTKLCPDKPLGPSVLQHAWQGGFSVKSLDDLMELVFLSLTLSDLPVIDILKIEYIHQETATALGTEIEAFEEKETRDKVQHYMAYWMGHQELQGVDVEEAWKCSTCNYADICEWRKGSGVLSSTLEPQTKKKPNE, encoded by the exons ATGGACCTGCTTCTGGGGCAGCCTGGCAAAGGCAATTTAGAGGCCAGGATCAGGAAAGAGGCC AAACTATGCAGCCATTATACAGCCAAAGGGGAACTGGATCTGGCTGAACTCAAGACATGTAAGCGCCCCATACTCCCTCTGGAAGCTCAGAAAAAGAAAGACTGTTTTCAAGTTAGGCTATACAAATTTATCTTTGATGCCATGGTGCAAGGCAAAGTAACCCCTGAGATCCTAATCCACCACACAAAATTGTGTCCAGACAAGCCACTGGGGCCTTCAGTGCTGCAGCATGCCTGGCAGGGAGGCTTTTCTGTGAAGTCTTTGGATGACCTCATGGAACTGGTCTTCTTGTCTCTCACACTATCTGACCTCCCAGTTATTGATATTCTAAAGATTGAATATATCCATCAAGAGACTGCCACTGCATTAGGTACAGAGATTGAAGCCTTTGAAGAGAAGGAGACGAGAGATAAGGTACAGCATTATATGGCTTACTGGATGGGCCACCAAGAGCTTCAAGGGGTTGATGTGGAAGAGGCTTGGAAGTGCAGTACATGCAACTATGCAGACATTTGTGAGTGGAGGAAGGGCAGTGGAGTGCTCAGCTCCACACTGGAACCTCAaaccaaaaaaaagccaaatgaatag
- the Psme3 gene encoding proteasome activator complex subunit 3: MASLLKVDQEVKLKVDSFRERITSEAEDLVANFFPKKLLELDSFLKEPILNIHDLTQIHSDMNLPVPDPILLTNSHDGLDGPTYKKRRLDECEEAFQGTKVFVMPNGMLKSNQQLVDIIEKVKPEIRLLIEKCNTVKMWVQLLIPRIEDGNNFGVSIQEETVAELRTVESEAASYLDQISRYYITRAKLVSKIAKYPHVEDYRRTVTEIDEKEYISLRLIISELRNQYVTLHDMILKNIEKIKRPRSSNAETLY, encoded by the exons ATGGCCTCGTTGCTGAAAGTGGATCAGGAAGTGAAGCTCAAG GTTGATTCTTTCAGGGAGCGGATCACAAGTGAG GCAGAAGACTTGGTGGCAAATTTTTTCCCAAAGAAGTTATTAGAACTTGATAGTTTTTTGAAG GAACCAATCCTAAACATCCATGACCTAACTCAGATCCACTCGGACATGAATCTCCCAGTCCCTGATCCCATTCTTCTCACGAATAGCCATGATGGACTGGATGGT CCCACTTACAAGAAGCGAAGGTTGGATGAGTGTGAAGAGGCGTTCCAAG GAACAAAGGTGTTTGTGATGCCCAATGGGATGCTAAAAAGCAACCAGCAGCTGGTGGACATAATTGAGAAAGTGAAACCTGAGATCCGGCTGCTGATTGAGAAATGTAACACG GTCAAAATGTGGGTACAGCTCCTGATTCCCAGGATAGAAGATGGGAACAACTTTGGTGTGTCCATTCAG GAGGAGACAGTTGCAGAATTAAGAACTGTTGAGAGTGAAGCTGCATCTTATCTGGACCAGatttctag ATATTATATTACAAGAGCCAAATTGGTTTCTAAAATAGCTAAATATCCCCATGTG GAGGACTATCGCCGCACCGTGACAGAGATTGATGAGAAAGAATACATCAGTCTTCGGCTTATCATATCAGAGCTGAGGAATCAATAT GTCACTCTACATGACATGATCCTGAAAAATATCGAGAAGATCAAACGGCCCCGGAGTAGCAATGCAGAGACACTGTACtga